AAATAGTAGTTAATGACAATAATACTTTTCATTTTATGAATATTTAACTATAATGGTAAGTAGATTTATCATTAGGAAGATTATATGAATGTACTGCTTAGTAATGAAAGAATAGGTGAGCTCTTTTTTGATGATAAAAAACGGGAGTATGGCTTTAATTATATAAAACAAAGCGCCCCTATCTCTCTAACTATGCCATATAGACAATCTACATATATATGGCAGCACTCTCTTCATCCAATATTTGAAATGAATTTACCAGAAGGTTATTTATTTGAAATATTTAAAAATTACCTCTCCAAAGAGTACGGATATATAAATGATTTTTTAGTTTTTTCATATTTAGCACCAAATATAGAAAGTAGATTGACTTTTGAAAGTGAGTTTGACAAACGTTTATTTGATGGTATTGATATTGAAGAAATTTTAAATAATGATAGTGAAAATACATTTCATAAGCTACTAAAAATTTTTTTAGAGAAAAATGCAATATCAGGAGTTCAACCAAAAACATTAGCACTTATAAAAGATAAGGAGAGTCTTGTCTTAAAAGAGTATATAGTGAAAACTTGGGGTGATGAGTATCCTTATTTGGCTGAAAATGAATACTTCTGTATGAAAGCAGTTAAATATAGTGGAGTTGCTGTTCCTAATATAGAGCTGTCAAAGAACAAAAAGTTTTTATTGGTTGAAAAGTTTAATTATGACAAAAAAAATGGTGAGTATTTAGGTTTTGAAGAGGTACTTGTACTTTTAGGAAAAAATAGAGATAAAAAATATAGTGGCAGTTATGAACAGATAGCTAAAACTATTTATGCTGTTTCAACAGACAGAGAAACTTCTATGAGCCAATTGTACAAAACGATTGTTATGAGTTATCTCCTTAAAAATGGAGATGCACATTTGAAAAACTTCGGAGTTCTTTATGATAATGAATTTAAGAGCATTAATTTTGCACCGGCTTACGATATAGTAAATACTACCGCATATATTTTTAAAGATAAACCTGCTTTAACTATGTTTGGAAAAAAGATTTGGTTTGGAAAAAATGAACTCATTAAATTTGGGACTAATCATTGTTATTTGTCATTAAATAATGCAACACTATTATACAAAGAGTGTAAAAATGCTTTATTGCAGATTATTGAAGAACTAGAAGAATATAAAATTAAAAATAAGATATTTGATAATATAGCTACTAAAATGATAGATGCTTGGAAGTTATCACTTAATGAAAAAAGTTACAAGGAGATTCCTGTTGAAATTATTCGAAATTGGACAAATGATTAAAGAACTAAGAAAAGAGAAAGGTATAACTCAAGAGCAATTGGCAAAAAATTCTGCTATATCTAGAGTTACTCTCGGCAAGCTTGAAAGAGGCCAAATGGGATCTGTGTCTATTAAAACTTTAGATATTATACTAAATGCTTTAGATTATGAGATAGATTTTAGTAAGAAAGATAAATATAGTTTTGGACTGCCGACTCTTGACGAATTTAAGTAGTTTTGCATACAAACTTAACTATAATTGCAACTAAATAACAAATTATAATTTTAGGATTTGCATGCAAGATAATCAACAAAATATACAGAGATATGAAGAAGATGAGATAGATTTAAGAGAACTGTTTAGAACTCTTATGAAAAACAGAATTAAAATTGTGCTTATTACTTTTTTTATTACAATCGGCGCAGTTATTTATGCCTATATGCTACCAGAGGTTTATGAAGTAAAATCAAATATTCAGATTGGACAGATAAACCAAGAGTTAATAACAGAGCCGGAAACGCTTGTTAAAACTCTAAATTTGGTTTTTAATGTAGAAGATAAAATTTCAGCAAAAGAGAAATTTACCTCAGAGGTTTTCAGCATAGATACGAATAAAAAGTTGAAAAACTTTATAGAGATAATAACAAAAGCAATTTCAAATGAAGAAGCATTAAAAAAGAACAAAGAAGTTGTTACGTATATCGAAGATTTATATCAACCAAAAATAGAGCAATATATAATAAATACTAAAAACAGCATAACAGACGCACAAAGAGATATATCTAATATAGAAAATTTTGAAATTAAAAATATACAACGACAAATTGAGTTGCTAAAAACTCAAAGGATTGTAGAAATTGATGCCAAGATAGCAAAGTTAATGAACCAAGATATAAAAAAGTTAGAACAACAAATTGAGTTGCTAAAAACCCAAAGGATTGTAGACATTGATGCAAAGATAGCAAAGTTACTCAATCAAGATATAAAAAAGTTAGAGCAACAAATTGAATTGCTAAAAACCCAAAGGATTGTAGAAATTGATAAGAAAATAGATTTTTATAATAATATTAAATTAAAAACAGTTGAGTCAAAGATTCAATTTCAGACTAATAAATTAAAAGAGTATACTGAATCAGTTAATGCATTGTATGAAAATAATAAATTAAATGATAATACATCAACAGTGATTTCATCTCTTCAAATGGTGAATTATCAAAATTTAATTTTAAATTCTCAAAATAAAATAGAAGACTTAAAAATAGAAAAAGAGATAATTACAAATGAAACAATAGACAATTTAGAGATAGAGAAAAAAAATATTTTAGACATCACTATAAAAGATATAGAATTACGTATAGAGAATATAAAGAATATTGATATAGCTAATCTTGAAAAAGAGAAGAGAAATATTTTAGACATCACTATAAAAGATATAGAGTTAAGTATAGTGAATATTAAAAATATTGATATAGCTAAGCTTGAAAAAGAGAAGAGAAATATCAGTAATGAGACAATAAGAAAATTACAGCACCAAATTGATGTAGATTTGGTTACAAAAAAAATAAAATTAGAAGAAAAAATCAATCAGCTTCAATTTAGCCTCTCAAAAAATTATATAAATAACTCTAGAGTTGTTGGAGACTATATAGTTAAAGATTATCCAATAGCGCCTAAGAAA
The sequence above is drawn from the Candidatus Sulfurimonas baltica genome and encodes:
- a CDS encoding type II toxin-antitoxin system HipA family toxin, with product MNVLLSNERIGELFFDDKKREYGFNYIKQSAPISLTMPYRQSTYIWQHSLHPIFEMNLPEGYLFEIFKNYLSKEYGYINDFLVFSYLAPNIESRLTFESEFDKRLFDGIDIEEILNNDSENTFHKLLKIFLEKNAISGVQPKTLALIKDKESLVLKEYIVKTWGDEYPYLAENEYFCMKAVKYSGVAVPNIELSKNKKFLLVEKFNYDKKNGEYLGFEEVLVLLGKNRDKKYSGSYEQIAKTIYAVSTDRETSMSQLYKTIVMSYLLKNGDAHLKNFGVLYDNEFKSINFAPAYDIVNTTAYIFKDKPALTMFGKKIWFGKNELIKFGTNHCYLSLNNATLLYKECKNALLQIIEELEEYKIKNKIFDNIATKMIDAWKLSLNEKSYKEIPVEIIRNWTND
- a CDS encoding helix-turn-helix domain-containing protein codes for the protein MKLFEIGQMIKELRKEKGITQEQLAKNSAISRVTLGKLERGQMGSVSIKTLDIILNALDYEIDFSKKDKYSFGLPTLDEFK
- a CDS encoding Wzz/FepE/Etk N-terminal domain-containing protein, whose amino-acid sequence is MQDNQQNIQRYEEDEIDLRELFRTLMKNRIKIVLITFFITIGAVIYAYMLPEVYEVKSNIQIGQINQELITEPETLVKTLNLVFNVEDKISAKEKFTSEVFSIDTNKKLKNFIEIITKAISNEEALKKNKEVVTYIEDLYQPKIEQYIINTKNSITDAQRDISNIENFEIKNIQRQIELLKTQRIVEIDAKIAKLMNQDIKKLEQQIELLKTQRIVDIDAKIAKLLNQDIKKLEQQIELLKTQRIVEIDKKIDFYNNIKLKTVESKIQFQTNKLKEYTESVNALYENNKLNDNTSTVISSLQMVNYQNLILNSQNKIEDLKIEKEIITNETIDNLEIEKKNILDITIKDIELRIENIKNIDIANLEKEKRNILDITIKDIELSIVNIKNIDIAKLEKEKRNISNETIRKLQHQIDVDLVTKKIKLEEKINQLQFSLSKNYINNSRVVGDYIVKDYPIAPKKKLIVVVAFVTGLILSIFLVFFMEFIKGFKEEENPGS